A single region of the Eriocheir sinensis breed Jianghai 21 unplaced genomic scaffold, ASM2467909v1 Scaffold50, whole genome shotgun sequence genome encodes:
- the LOC126992788 gene encoding peritrophin-44-like, translated as MDTLRMKRLSVAAAVVLMLMMVLPRGGSALEVSISPLASCDPDCTGMDNGDKVVDPQNCTNYYYCINGQPADHPNSCGNTSHFDPATLECVADPECKPVCGGGGSGCAITCNATTTVVANLFNCSTYYFCTPGGPVWAECSAEFPYFDGRSCTYDKSVCCSPYCDPYCDGSDFTMVPDPSDCGSFYVCDEGVEGEPGEEFKYPCGDGKYFNISLGNCEAGDPNSCTTLCDAATGITTTTTTSTVTTSSGGGGGTTPPGGGTTTTTTTGDCVTTFTCPAAGDFPACQTCQPEYFDCAGAGVPGVMTTCPGDNVFNPTPNLGFCVLPDNCPYP; from the coding sequence GTGCTGCCCCGGGGGGGGTCTGCCCTGGAGGTCTCCATCTCCCCCCTGGCGTCGTGTGACCCTGACTGTACCGGCATGGACAACGGCGACAAAGTTGTCGACCCCCAAAACTGCACAAATTACTACTACTGCATCAACGGCCAACCGGCGGATCACCCGAACAGCTGCGGCAACACTAGCCACTTCGACCCGGCCACCCTTGAGTGTGTGGCCGATCCGGAGTGTAAGCccgtgtgtggtggtggaggctcgGGCTGCGCCATAACCTGCAACGCTACCACGACGGTGGTCGCCAACCTCTTCAACTGCTCCACCTACTACTTCTGCACCCCCGGCGGTCCCGTGTGGGCGGAATGCTCTGCTGAATTCCCCTACTTCGACGGCAGGAGCTGCACCTACGACAAAAGTGTCTGCTGCTCCCCCTACTGTGATCCGTACTGCGACGGCTCCGACTTCACCATGGTGCCGGACCCCAGTGACTGTGGCTCGTTCTACGTGTGTGACGAAGGCGTGGAAGGGGAGCCAGGCGAGGAATTCAAGTACCCCTGCGGCGACGGGAAGTACTTCAACATATCGCTTGGCAATTGTGAGGCAGGCGACCCCAACTCCTGCACCACACTGTGCGACGCCGCCACGgggattaccaccaccaccaccacctccaccgtcaccaccagctcgggcggcggcggcggcaccaccCCCCCCGGcggcggcaccaccaccaccaccaccaccggtgaCTGCGTGACCACCTTCACCTGCCCCGCGGCGGGTGATTTCCCCGCCTGCCAAACCTGCCAGCCGGAATACTTTGACTGTGCCGGCGCGGGCGTGCCGGGCGTGATGACCACCTGCCCCGGTGACAATGTCTTCAACCCCACGCCAAACCTCGGCTTCTGTGTCCTGCCCGACAACTGCCCCTACCCCTGA